The Crassostrea angulata isolate pt1a10 chromosome 1, ASM2561291v2, whole genome shotgun sequence nucleotide sequence GGTTGagtaaaaataactttaataaaTAGCATGAAAAAAGTTAATATCATCTGATCattaagataaataattaaatattgatgacattttattgtaaaaaatgtcATATGGACACTGACATAATAATCTGGCACTGCATTATTATGCTCTTAAATCTCATAATATAATAACGTTAAACTTCACAAAAAATTGCATCAGCTTAgttataaaagtacatgtatactgacttaatatattttttcatattgtcGAGCTACTGATGTCTCTTACCTTGATCCCAGGATATCCCTTTATAAATCTCTTTCCTTTCTCAAATCTTAGAAATACTCTTAGGTTAAATTTCAAGGAAGGGTCGTGAACATGTCTGCTGATGCCAAATATGGAATGACAGTTTAAACGAATAAGGTTCCTGAAACGCACCGAGTCTCATAAGTTCCTTAACGTAAAGAGTGAGAAAAATTCGAGATAACACTTTCCATTCATATAGAATGCCATAGCATGTCTGGGTTTAGTCTAGTAGATATGAAAGGTCTAATTTTTCTTATACGTTTCCTTTTATTGTCAGGTAAGAACAAGCTATGaatttcaattattaattaactaataataatatttttgtttttaattaagatTGAAACTTGAGCTTTGGACAGTATAATATTTCCTGATTAGTTTATTAGAACGTGTAAAtccttaaggaggctggatgatCAACAATTTACCATCAGATCTACCCAAACTTTTCAGTTATGATTGCTGAATAAAtcttaaactattatttagtaaagaaaaaatccatatgttttaacttttaaatttatgcatttccctatatttttatatagagatctTAATCTAAAGGAGACcaatacagtctaaaattgGCCATCGAACCCTAACAACGGTTTTCTAAGACGATAGATTGAATAGTATTTGCTTTTTGTTCGAATTGTCTACAAGCGCCCTGCTCATCACCCTGGGCTACGTTGATAAATTTCAATGACGGTGAATAATTTGTAGTGTGACAAATACAGGTAATGATAAGTGAAACGTTTTGGTGAAAaacactaattttttttatccattatcGGCTGAGACTCCATTATATAAATCAATGATAAAAACTTTACCTTTAAATTAAAGTACTTTTAGGGTGGATCTCAAGACCTATTCATAcctaaattttgcaatttatggcATTACACGCTGTGCAGCAGCTTAATTTGAAAACCTATGTCTGTCGTGTTTACAGAATGAAAGCACATTATTGTCTCGCATCGTAAAATTTATACTATAAACAATGCATACAAGACAAAAATTTCAACTACAATTGAAAATCGTCCATCATTATTGCTCCAAATAGGGGATATTTAACGCCCTCTACGACCCTGTTCAATTTGGACGACACAGACTTAGGTTTAGAACAGTTCAactgttaaattgaattcaattCAATCATAAACTTTTTCATAAAGACATTAAGAACAATAAGATGTTCCAACTAAGATCAATTTTGACTCATTGTTATTTTCTGCATATTAATTGCTCCCTGTGTATGGAGATTAGCACGACCCCAGGTAGACTGCAAGCCCTAGAGGCTTTCTTCTTCTTCCAATACAGTTCTTTCTAGCTTTCACACTTTTAGAAATTAAGCCCCGAactcacctgagatttaccacccggtaaaaaatgttcggcctataaaggggcatagtcacgattttggtcaaaaattatttttttgattttaatgtttacattgcttCAGTAAGGAATTTTTAATTATGTAACTAAAATTTGAGTGACAtccgttgagttataagcgagttacagtgCTAGCAATTCtttactatgtaaacaaagcttttgtttacattttgaatgttgaagtgaaaagtcTAAACTTTAGACGTTAagcgttaggaactgtttatttatgcttaagatgaataagaaaaggaaaaatcagcttaaaaaagattttttattggtatattgaacctatataaacaaaaacagggcacgagcattgtttacataacaaagattTACGAGTTCTATATCTTGCTTATTAAATAATGACTGGctgtcaaatttcatttgatcataagaaatgcatttctaaagcattgtaaataataaagcagaaaaattgaatttgaccaaaatcgttactatgcccctttaagtgTTATGACGAAATATAAAgcggcatggtcacgatttctattcaaattctattttctagatttattgttaaaattacaATGTTTAAGGCATGCATTCCTAATGATCGACTAAAATCGTACTTGTCTAGAGAAATTACATGTAGCAAgctacagagctcacaatttttTGCTATGAAATCTAGGCTTGTGCCATATTTTCATCTGCTAAATCATtttgaacatacatgtagatgaacCGTTCCTACCGtttgtcacattcattttaggtctaaaacttaAATTTTCTATTCTGAATCAACATGATCATAATGAAAAACATCACATGAAAACATAACATAGAATTGTCAGCTAGGTATCTCACTTATATCTTTACGACTGACACTCCAATTTCAGTTGACTATTGGAAATGCCTTCCggaagcattataaacattaaaaacggaaATTTTGAGCGACGTACTAGATTCtacaattattattattatagttATCACTGCACTTCCTTTTCAGTGTCAGTTTCTCAGCATGATTGCCAATATTCGTCATGTACGTCGAAGTGTTTGCTTGATCCGTGTGTGACGTCTCTCTGTACTTATCCGGGAGCTCGTTGTTTGTACGTTTcggggttttttaaaaaatattttaatattgtttacatttatattctTTTGTGTGTATTACTACATGCATTCCAAGCACCAAAATGCACCGTTCACAATATATACATCAGTGTGagagatttttattaaaatgtacttttaaGATAAAATGTTCTCTGAGCATGTAAAAGCTAATTAATGTAGATATCATGGTAGTAGAATAATAGTATAAATTGTagcaggcttggggcgaattacaaagtaaagtaatgcattacattaccattacttcatgaattggggcattttaccatttatttaccattacttaattttcttgaagtgcATTACATTACCGTTaaatgagtaaagtaatgcattaccattaccattcctttgtgaaaagtcaataagatttaaaaaagtaatttaaaagctaaataaagaGAGTTTTCATGgatgtttcataaataaaacatgcttaaacatATTAACAAGTTCATATTATGTAGTTGAAAGTTGTATGTAGGACTAACTACTGCGGTGGATGCGCGGCTGTTTGGTTAGATGGAGACAGGCGACTGACCACAGAGGAATGTGGTGGTACAGAAGCACTTTCTGCAGCGCCTATAACTAAGTGCTTAGACACTCTATCAAACTGTTCTTCCTATGGTCGTTCAGCTTGTTTGCCCCCGTACACATTATGGGCCAGAAAACATTGTCCTTTGTTTTGTGGCTTTTGCACAGGTAATAAAATCATCCATTCTGGCgaatatatatgatttgtaAGCACAaaactacttttatttttaaaatatgcaataaaatcacaaaatgatTCTCGTATGTAGATGGAATCATAAAACTactcaaaaaaaatattttaagttacACCAGCGGCGCCTGTGAATAACTGCTCGGACAAACTACCAAATTGTGCTGACTACGCTCGTTCAGTCCGTTCAGTGTGTACGCCATTGTACGCGTCATGGGCCAAAATCAACTGTGCTCTGTTTTGTGGCTATTGTTCAGGTGATTCTTATATTCGTTATGGCAAAGACATTCTTTGAAAGTacaaaacaacttttatttttgaattctgCAATGCAATTACAAATATgggttttaaatgtaataatagacataatcaaaatgataattaataatgTACAAGCTAggatatttgtattttttgcaaGGTCATTTTTTATACGTCGTCGTTCATCTATTAATTATAGTCAAAGCATCATTTCTTAAcatatttaatcaattttttatagTTGATACAACACCGACGACAGCCACAGCGCCATCTACCAAATCCACAAAAAATACTCCGTAACTTCCTGTTGAGTTGGCCATTTCTTTCCTTctagtatatatgtatttcatttgatcaATGGTTAATTAAAAgtataccaaaaaaaatcctTACAAAAGTCATGTTTGTCATCGTTACACGGGGTCGTTAAAACAGTACATAAATTCTCTTTAGACAAAGggtattttcatttaatatgtgtCATCGCataaaatttaagcattgactacatgtacttaatttttatgtcgtcggtcctataacacaaCAAGTGGTACAGACAAATTGAATGCCGCGCATTTGCAACAGGTTAAAGTGTGAATGATGAAACATGTGCGTGACTTGGAAAtgcttcagaaaaaaaaattaaaatctagtaCTCGAATGATTCACTAGCAATGCACATAAAAGGGCCATCACTTCTTTGACATCGATTGACCTTTCCAAACCGGAACAGGAAGACGCCTCTACAACAAAGACCGACGCCGCACTCCGCACTGTCCGAACACTGGGTTCCTGTGAACAAAATGTCGTGTTTAAGCATGTTTAAATTGACggattctaaatacatgtacatagtacaTAGGCTTTTTCCCCTCTTCACAAGTTTGTATAATGCCGCAGTTAACTGAATTGAAACCCagtgtatatataaacaatgaaatgcttttttggtgattcattcgggatatgatggtacatgtacatgtagcgacattgcagaaaaaatacataacccgctaacgcggttacgtaatttttttctgcaatgtcgtaATAccatcatcaaagaaagcattttattgtttatattaaaatctttcttttaactaattaataaattgattgtgaaTAGTTaataaattcactaaattactgatgtacattagtacattagctaaaagaaacagcgaaatcgtctcctgtgagactttgagtctgacatcattatcatgattatttcgtgcagtctgtgatttttcttaggtcgttgtagatttcgaccaattgaTCGATAAagagggcgtgtcaatttcactATTGTCAGTTTCTTGTCCGGTTCAGcagctgtagatttcgaccagtCGGTAAACGGGGCGTGTAAATTTCAGTCAGCTGgatgtttctatagagctatgaatgcACTATTAGTgctttttttcatataagaagcatggttgataaaaagaaattaccTATAGGTTTGAGAGCCTCGGGATTCAACTTTGCATTCTCTATATTCCTGCAGATTCCACCTTCTCGACACAAACACAAGACAAGAAAATCAGTGCTgcattcattattttcaaaaaatcttttagCATGAAAATGGTCATCAAAGAATCAGATTGGATAGGTGGGTTGGGGTTACATGTACCTTGTTGTCTGTCTCTTACACACACGTCTTTAGTGTCGCAGCATTCGCTCGAGCGTCGGCAAGATTCTTCGCTTTCGGCAcactgtttaaaaattgaacaaaaatgtgATTGAACAggattatttcattttaacatgCTTATGACAAAGGATTGACAGGACAATTCAATACAGATGTAATTCTTGATATCCCTTAATTTTACGTCTCGCTTTAAGATTTGACAAAAACTTGACGAAAGTGAATTTGGTATAAGCCTAAATGTAATTTAAACGTATTTGATGTATTGTTAATTTGCTGTTGATAAattaatgaatagataaataaacatgaaaataaatgactAAATGATTACTGAATGAATAGAAACTGAAAAATTGTTGTTGATCTAAAGCCTCTACAGTCTTCAaattccctttattttaaaaCCCCCTTCCACCAAATATCATCCGTTAGTcaaattaatgaagattttttttatacatacgtCTCCAAAATAATATATggtaaatgtacaaaatttgtttaacaAATTTATGAGTAATTACTCAATATTTCTGAACATTTTTAGATTTGACTTTTCTTGAAAAAGAATATGTTGATGCAATTCAAAATGACATAATCAATATGATGTTTTACAAGAACAAAacatgtggaaaaaaaatattagaaaaacattaaatatttattctaatatttatgacttggtcaattttttttttaagtgtaaatgtatttctgaaaaactgaaataattacttcaaaataaatcaataaaacttCGATGTTTCATTTGCCCTTAGAtccaaaataaagaaaaagttaaTAGAGGTGAGGAAACAAATTTGTAGGTTCTGAAAAGAATCAAAATCATCAATGGTTTGCATAGCATAAGATGATCTAAGATAATTAAATCTTTACAATGGTCGCGTATAGTTTGGCGTATTTCGTCTGGTAACATCTCTATCCGTACCCAATTGTCCAATTTCTGCCAAACCCTGCTGTTAATAATGCGCAtatatcgggggggggggggggtcattgcAGGCACGCAATACAGAAATTCAAAAGCATAAAACAACTAATGTATCTTTGATATAGATCTCATGCTATCGAAAATGTTCAATATAAATCCGCATGGCAAGGCACATTTTAAGAGCCATGGACACTCTTAATTCTTAACCCCCTGTCAGTGGAAATTGATGCGACCAATTTTCTGCTTTTTTGTTTCTGGCAATTGATGCTGGAGAGTGCCACTTCCACCATTGTGATGGATGCTAAAGAACAATAAAGACTTCATAATTTACTACCAAGCCTTAAATGTTAGTGCCGATAAGGATAGCCTTTCGTTATGAGATATGGAAGCTGTCAGACTTGGACTCCCACTAAGTCTTATAAAATCTCGTTATAACACACATTATTGCCTTGTTTAACGATCTATAGAGATGAATTTGTTCTCTGAAAAACAAACACTTTATAATTGCATAAACTGCATGcgccatctctctctctctctctctctctctctctctctctccactgcATGTACTGACGTCATAGACAATTAAATCAATGGTCCATACATTAAAGAAGAATAGGCTGTTTCTTCTGTGCAACATACTGATCGACAATCAGGGTAATATCACATACTTTATGTCTTACTCACTTTATGGGTACATGAAAATAAATCCAATGACATATgtaaatatcaataataaaacGAAAGTTAAGATtgtcgaatttttttttttacgtaattCGATGACGTgcgttatttaattttattttattttattttttggcaatgCCATCTTCCTTCAAACCCACATGAACTTCCAAAGgattcattttaatgtttatcaatcACACTCTTAAACAATGTTTGCTAGAGAATGACAATAGttacataaatgtacatgttgaatttttttgggGATACAAGATATGATGTTTCTGTAATATTAGAAATTcgtgtattatcaatttatagaTCGAAGTACGAgggaaataaaaaatctttatgtATTGGGAATATCTTATGcatgacaaaacatatatgttgCTTTtgggtggggttttttttttaacatggatgctctaaaaaatcatttaaaaatcaaaaaatgtatCTTTGTCGTGTACAAAGATATTGTTTGTGAATCAAACAAAACAccagtttattttttgttaaaataacagGAAGTGAGAAAGCTCAAATGTCCGAGGAACAAAATACCTAGAGATTATTAAGGTATAATAATGAAAGATTGgaacttgttttcaaaaaacatcgattttttttatttttttttgtcattcagGACAAACAATTAGTTTTAATAGCACTAGCATTCACATTCACACCCATGAACGTTTCAAATTTCAGAAAGAGCTGCTAATTTCGTGGTTTCTGCGGCTTAATTTCCCCGTGATATCGAGAATGCGAGAACTTATTCCAGAATATGCAAATGTAACGAGACTCGAGGTACTCGTTCATTAATTTGAGCATCGGAGATGAAAAGCTTTAATATTCCGCAAGAATATATTCTGCAAGGATCTAATTTCTCTGGAATACATCCACGCACTTATTCGATCTTAAACTTCCCATGGATGGGTTgagatgaaaattaaatttttgtcattAGCAGCCTCTGAACTATTTTCCATGCTAAAGATGAATTTCATAAGAGAGCTAATATCTGCCTTCATTTAAATACATCCGAGCTTACTCAGATTTGCATATTATTCTCCGTCCAATTATATATCGTAcgagagaaaaaatacatgcttcAAGAAAATACAAAACTGTTCTAATCTCGTTTGTTTACTAACGGAACTTCTTCAAGCTATAGTTCGAAAGTTCTACAGAAACTGAGAATACGTCGGATTTTTTAAAAGCCCGTCTCTACAAAAGCCGAAAAGGCTCAGTCGAGATTCGAAATAAGAGTTCGAATGTCGCATGACTGCTCTCTTTGGTCGTTCAGACAAGCATATGAAGCCAGCCAGTAGCAGTCAGTGCAAAAAAAGACCCGATATAACCTGCTAGTACAGGTTATGCATTTTTCTGCACTG carries:
- the LOC128167892 gene encoding uncharacterized protein LOC128167892, translated to MLSVRSGFVFVCLLVVGVESYWYQYLGSGPYFNKNWKQHRRSLSCAESEESCRRSSECCDTKDVCVRDRQQGGICRNIENAKLNPEALKPIGTQCSDSAECGVGLCCRGVFLFRFGKVNRCQRSDGPFMCIASESFEY
- the LOC128167885 gene encoding uncharacterized protein ZK673.1-like, which codes for MSGFSLVDMKGLIFLIRFLLLSVSVSQHDCQYSSCTSKCLLDPCVTSLCTYPGARCLTNYCGGCAAVWLDGDRRLTTEECGGTEALSAAPITKCLDTLSNCSSYGRSACLPPYTLWARKHCPLFCGFCTVTPAAPVNNCSDKLPNCADYARSVRSVCTPLYASWAKINCALFCGYCSVDTTPTTATAPSTKSTKNTP